In Luteolibacter sp. Y139, a genomic segment contains:
- a CDS encoding aminoglycoside phosphotransferase family protein has protein sequence MPASDLPIRAATETAIAHGIVPDRCEILQDGNTLVLRLTETLVARVVQDRDGPRQGMAWFARENAVAQHLAKHGAPVIPMHPDIPPGPHEHLGYPINFWRFVTRIDEEPKPEAVGRTLFHCHQVLSAFTESLPQLAIITEAIHLLETLERRDLFPKATLELLDRHLTNSVNVLAVLPHRPLHGDAHYGNLMNTTDGLLWTDWEDTFAGPVEWDLSSIIWNARIIDEDHDTADGILEAYQEAARGPIDRTALWQSMIARAAVMSAWYPVLYPDPSPERREKLKFRLDWLGRL, from the coding sequence ATGCCCGCCTCCGATCTTCCCATCCGCGCCGCGACTGAAACGGCCATTGCCCATGGCATCGTACCGGACCGGTGTGAGATCCTGCAGGATGGCAATACACTGGTGCTGCGGTTGACGGAAACCTTGGTCGCCCGTGTGGTTCAGGATCGCGATGGGCCGCGGCAAGGGATGGCATGGTTCGCGCGGGAGAATGCGGTGGCACAGCATCTCGCGAAGCATGGGGCGCCGGTGATCCCGATGCATCCGGACATCCCGCCGGGGCCGCATGAGCATCTGGGGTATCCGATCAATTTCTGGCGATTCGTCACCCGCATCGATGAAGAGCCAAAGCCGGAGGCGGTGGGGCGCACGCTGTTCCATTGCCATCAGGTGCTGAGTGCATTCACGGAGTCGCTGCCCCAGCTAGCCATCATCACGGAAGCGATCCACCTGTTAGAGACCTTGGAGCGCAGGGACTTGTTCCCCAAGGCGACCTTGGAACTGCTAGACCGCCACCTCACGAACTCGGTAAATGTACTTGCCGTCCTGCCCCATCGGCCGCTGCACGGCGATGCGCATTACGGCAACCTGATGAACACGACCGATGGTCTGTTGTGGACGGACTGGGAGGACACCTTCGCCGGCCCGGTCGAGTGGGACCTTTCGTCCATCATCTGGAATGCCCGCATCATTGATGAAGATCACGATACTGCGGACGGCATTCTCGAAGCCTACCAAGAGGCGGCGCGTGGGCCGATTGATCGTACGGCCTTGTGGCAGAGCATGATCGCGCGCGCGGCGGTGATGAGCGCGTGGTATCCGGTTCTCTATCCGGATCCCTCGCCGGAGCGACGGGAGAAGCTGAAGTTCCGGCTGGATTGGCTGGGGCGGCTTTAG
- a CDS encoding DEAD/DEAH box helicase, with the protein MSTFQQLGIPADLIRGLEELGIITPTEVQLKAIPFLMEDGGDLVAQAQTGTGKTAAFGLPLLTKVDPKSKDIQGLVIAPTRELAKQIGKQLFRFTKHSAKIFTEVVSGGDKIDRQISALQRPTQIVVATPGRLVELVKQKVLSLDAVRHLVLDEADEMLSMGFKKELEQIIAWTRGRKSTWLFSATFPDAIQQLVHGCMSAKPHRLTIDAAHVVNRDIDHRFAVCPRDEKAQFIADYLERRDDERGLVFCRTKAGAITLGKVLAKHGLAVDVLQGDLTQPERDKVMRAFKKGRVRVLVATDVVARGIDVDGLAFVFHHQPPDQLEYYTHRSGRTARAGKKGVSITLIEPRERAKLERIGRELGVHFREMH; encoded by the coding sequence GTGAGCACTTTCCAACAACTCGGCATCCCCGCCGACCTGATCCGGGGACTCGAAGAACTCGGCATCATCACGCCGACCGAAGTCCAGCTGAAGGCCATCCCCTTCCTCATGGAAGACGGCGGCGATCTCGTCGCCCAAGCCCAGACCGGCACTGGCAAGACCGCGGCCTTCGGCCTGCCGCTGCTGACGAAAGTCGATCCGAAGTCGAAGGACATCCAGGGCCTCGTCATCGCCCCGACCCGCGAGCTGGCGAAGCAGATCGGCAAGCAGCTGTTCCGCTTCACCAAGCACTCGGCCAAGATCTTCACCGAAGTGGTCAGCGGCGGCGACAAGATCGACCGCCAGATCTCCGCGCTCCAGCGGCCGACCCAGATCGTGGTGGCCACGCCCGGCCGGCTCGTCGAGCTGGTGAAGCAAAAGGTCCTCTCGCTCGATGCCGTCCGCCACCTGGTGCTCGATGAAGCGGACGAGATGCTCAGCATGGGCTTCAAGAAGGAGCTGGAGCAGATCATCGCCTGGACCCGCGGGCGCAAGAGCACGTGGCTGTTCTCCGCGACCTTTCCCGATGCGATCCAGCAGCTCGTCCACGGCTGCATGTCCGCCAAGCCGCACCGGCTGACGATCGACGCAGCCCATGTGGTCAACCGCGACATCGACCACCGCTTCGCCGTCTGCCCGCGCGACGAAAAGGCCCAATTCATCGCCGACTACTTGGAGCGTCGCGACGATGAACGCGGCCTGGTCTTCTGCCGCACCAAGGCCGGCGCGATCACGCTCGGCAAGGTCCTGGCCAAACACGGCCTCGCGGTCGATGTGCTGCAGGGCGATCTCACCCAGCCGGAGCGGGACAAGGTCATGCGCGCCTTCAAGAAGGGCCGCGTCCGCGTGCTCGTCGCCACCGACGTCGTCGCCCGGGGCATCGATGTCGATGGCCTCGCCTTCGTCTTCCACCACCAGCCGCCGGACCAGCTGGAATATTACACCCACCGCAGCGGCCGGACCGCCCGGGCCGGGAAAAAGGGCGTCTCCATCACCCTGATCGAGCCCCGCGAGCGGGCGAAACTGGAGCGGATCGGCCGGGAACTCGGCGTGCATTTCCGCGAAATGCACTGA
- a CDS encoding SHD1 domain-containing protein, giving the protein MIRESAVALLSSGLLLAAAGARVWTDTTGRKIDAEIVRLEGEQIVLNLKGKEVTLPLAKLSPDDRQFAGEWQKTQPPGKASPVGTFSLCGTALKADGSVTTVQEPLSAATLKKFAKADTKPAQLKIAIALPAGFNPAKPQQVMWVSAPINNEGERKRGNIAAMDGFAGLATQAGWVVITADTDQGNPRLDNNQHCEGSDLAVHKQAVEALAKVWPASRSWKFACCGFSGGAKASFFRAGELLACELDVVGIFAGGCNQDMTASARAESGFRKASLKKVRVFISNGKSDDISTVDQATKLKESAESEGYGEVRLELFEGGHNFRREEFAKAMAWFKEGTAK; this is encoded by the coding sequence ATGATTCGGGAATCCGCCGTCGCCCTTTTATCAAGTGGCCTCCTTCTCGCGGCCGCCGGCGCCCGGGTCTGGACCGACACCACCGGCCGCAAGATCGACGCCGAGATCGTGCGCCTGGAAGGCGAGCAGATCGTGCTCAATCTCAAGGGCAAGGAAGTGACGCTGCCGCTCGCCAAACTGAGCCCGGACGACCGCCAGTTCGCCGGGGAGTGGCAGAAAACCCAGCCGCCAGGGAAGGCGTCGCCCGTCGGGACGTTCAGCCTTTGCGGCACAGCGCTCAAGGCGGACGGCTCGGTGACCACCGTGCAGGAACCGCTTTCCGCCGCCACGCTGAAGAAATTCGCCAAGGCGGACACCAAGCCCGCGCAGTTGAAAATCGCGATTGCCCTGCCCGCGGGTTTCAATCCCGCCAAGCCGCAGCAAGTGATGTGGGTCAGCGCACCGATCAACAACGAGGGCGAACGCAAGCGCGGCAATATCGCAGCCATGGATGGCTTCGCCGGTCTCGCCACGCAGGCGGGCTGGGTCGTCATCACCGCCGATACCGATCAGGGCAACCCGCGGCTGGATAACAACCAACACTGCGAGGGCAGCGACCTCGCCGTGCACAAGCAGGCCGTGGAAGCGCTCGCAAAGGTATGGCCCGCGTCCCGGTCGTGGAAGTTCGCCTGCTGCGGATTTTCCGGCGGAGCGAAGGCGTCCTTTTTCCGTGCCGGCGAGCTGCTGGCCTGCGAGCTCGATGTGGTGGGCATCTTCGCCGGTGGCTGCAATCAGGACATGACCGCCAGCGCGCGCGCCGAAAGCGGCTTCCGCAAGGCCAGCCTCAAGAAGGTCCGCGTCTTCATCAGCAATGGAAAGAGCGATGACATCTCGACCGTGGACCAGGCCACCAAGCTGAAGGAGAGCGCCGAGTCGGAAGGATATGGCGAGGTCCGGCTGGAACTTTTCGAGGGCGGCCACAACTTCAGGCGCGAGGAATTCGCCAAGGCCATGGCTTGGTTCAAGGAGGGCACCGCAAAGTAA
- a CDS encoding VOC family protein: protein MNPTTIDPRVRIGHVHLKVADLGRSIRFYRDVLGFEVTQRYGDSAAFLSAGGYHHHLGLNTWESLGGSPPPPGTTGLYHTAILFPDRAELGKALRRLGEAGIRLDGAADHGVSEALYLRDPDQNGVELYRDRPESEWPRQPDGSLAMVTRPLDLKKLLAEAAI from the coding sequence ATGAATCCCACCACCATTGACCCCCGCGTCCGTATCGGCCACGTCCACCTGAAGGTCGCCGACCTAGGGCGCTCGATCCGCTTCTACCGGGACGTCCTCGGCTTTGAGGTGACGCAGCGCTATGGCGACTCGGCCGCGTTCCTGTCGGCGGGCGGCTATCACCACCACCTCGGCCTGAATACCTGGGAAAGTCTGGGCGGTAGCCCGCCGCCGCCCGGGACGACCGGGCTTTACCACACGGCGATCCTTTTCCCGGACCGGGCGGAGCTGGGGAAGGCGCTGCGACGTCTCGGGGAGGCCGGAATCCGGCTCGACGGGGCCGCCGACCACGGCGTCAGCGAGGCGCTCTACCTGCGCGACCCGGATCAAAACGGCGTGGAACTCTACCGCGACCGGCCGGAAAGCGAGTGGCCGCGCCAGCCGGACGGCAGTCTGGCGATGGTCACCCGGCCGCTGGACCTGAAAAAGCTCCTCGCCGAGGCGGCCATCTAA
- a CDS encoding C39 family peptidase, with amino-acid sequence MKSILVCLPLAFSLNLHAAIGEWRVLQDGEGGSIKARFEGLSGDRYLLRREADGKLFEVSPGMLQGEDRTSFDSQAKQLSEEIEKLDKMSGHDLFSGTPFEVRDANEIASALSLSQESKTKHSASWRNYTGDSYRLFGARPYSVALYADQEGHATILSAVYSNKGDFKSGVGQGEKHFEGKSTADEDSLAKAMGADEQAILDSIKGVLGEPKTQRFGDSRATRRKVSRWDWNGQSLILSSQEGEYVSLSIVPLELANAGGKTAKVKDGDIRKQMLADIVKENNGDVYLGQIPMVNQGPKGYCVPATFERAMRAAGIDADMYLLAMVGKSGMGGGTSVEYLLEEVRQQVRNKGRRTKDEHIKELKVRDVKRYIDEGVPVMWTMRSLGEYNKVANENTSKRKSVTDWGQWAKDIAAQATTIAKTEGEQENYHICMIVGYNEATNELAVSDSWGASYERRWVPAPVAQWASSGGLFMILP; translated from the coding sequence ATGAAATCCATCCTCGTCTGCCTCCCCCTGGCATTTTCGCTGAATCTCCATGCCGCCATTGGCGAATGGCGGGTCCTTCAGGACGGCGAAGGTGGCTCGATCAAGGCCCGCTTCGAAGGCCTTTCCGGCGACCGCTACCTGCTGCGCCGTGAGGCGGACGGGAAGCTTTTCGAGGTCTCTCCCGGCATGCTTCAGGGTGAGGATCGCACCAGCTTCGACTCGCAGGCCAAGCAGCTCTCCGAGGAAATCGAGAAGCTGGACAAGATGTCCGGCCACGACCTTTTCTCCGGCACTCCCTTTGAAGTGCGGGATGCGAACGAGATCGCCTCGGCGCTGAGTCTCAGCCAGGAATCGAAGACCAAGCACAGCGCCAGCTGGCGGAACTACACCGGCGATAGCTACCGCCTCTTCGGCGCGCGCCCCTACTCGGTGGCGCTCTATGCCGACCAGGAAGGCCACGCCACCATCCTGTCCGCGGTCTATTCGAACAAGGGCGACTTCAAGAGCGGCGTCGGCCAAGGCGAGAAGCACTTCGAAGGCAAGTCGACCGCCGATGAAGACAGCCTTGCCAAGGCGATGGGCGCGGACGAGCAAGCGATTCTCGACAGCATCAAGGGAGTGCTCGGCGAGCCGAAGACGCAGCGCTTCGGCGACTCGCGCGCGACGCGACGCAAGGTCAGCCGCTGGGACTGGAACGGCCAATCGCTGATCCTCTCCAGCCAGGAAGGCGAATACGTTTCGCTCTCCATCGTGCCGCTCGAACTTGCCAACGCCGGCGGCAAGACTGCCAAGGTGAAGGACGGCGATATCCGCAAGCAGATGCTCGCCGACATCGTGAAGGAGAACAACGGTGACGTCTACCTCGGCCAGATCCCGATGGTAAACCAAGGCCCGAAGGGCTACTGCGTGCCAGCCACCTTCGAGCGGGCGATGCGTGCCGCGGGCATCGACGCGGACATGTACCTGCTGGCCATGGTCGGCAAGAGCGGCATGGGCGGCGGCACCTCCGTGGAATACCTTCTCGAGGAAGTCCGCCAGCAAGTCCGCAACAAGGGCCGCCGGACCAAGGACGAACACATCAAGGAACTGAAAGTGCGCGACGTGAAGCGCTACATCGACGAAGGCGTGCCGGTCATGTGGACCATGCGCTCGCTTGGCGAATACAACAAGGTCGCCAACGAAAACACCTCCAAGCGCAAGTCTGTCACCGACTGGGGCCAATGGGCGAAGGACATCGCCGCCCAAGCCACCACCATCGCCAAGACCGAGGGCGAGCAGGAGAACTACCACATCTGCATGATCGTCGGCTACAACGAGGCCACCAATGAGCTGGCCGTGTCCGACTCGTGGGGTGCCAGCTACGAGCGCCGCTGGGTGCCAGCGCCGGTGGCGCAGTGGGCGAGTTCGGGTGGGTTGTTTATGATTCTGCCGTGA
- a CDS encoding RNA polymerase sigma factor: MEKSAPSDHDLLAQWLGEHREAAFHALVDRYTALVHATARRTCGDESIATEASQLTFITLAGKAASLLSCASLGGWLHATSMMHAKNLIRKSQRENRKRHHLQLAMETTPPDATSQSVWKDMEPMLDDALAALPAKDREALLLRFYRSLSIREIAATLGIATAAAQKRVDRAVERLRLHLSRRGCQAGGTLSAAMLAGFAVDAQAALPASSVLASKALAASAATGSLATLATFLTATVMKTTSFVPPLAVLLAAVTWIGSQRHSLASVESESTRLRQQLADQTLASTNPGAGTRKLSAERAMPTDWKELAALLDDPVIRRQFWQRVENMTSEELVRSLREISTLSMLQSERVALENVISGKLVAVDPEAALVNFPDQLGDPGMLGRQLPVALLAWMRKEPAEAIAWLDTQIAAGRLDSKRLGHSDGTRTAFEANAVVGLLSSDPAAAGRRLANLTDEDRAETMRYAGTLGIIDPPEAFVALARQQLPDEGAKEAIKAQAAKRVHDTDFSSVNEFLDAVAATPAERENCVRSVVPDGTMAILMQRKIAAEDIRAIRDWAISQSPALAGEATGNMLGQISIQQDQIPYPEIISLVRQYHEAGDGDSLLISFLENTYAENEANKVMCRELAEKVTDEAKRSELLQNLK; this comes from the coding sequence ATGGAAAAGAGCGCGCCATCCGATCACGACCTCCTCGCCCAGTGGCTCGGCGAGCACCGTGAAGCGGCGTTCCACGCCCTCGTCGACCGGTACACGGCGCTGGTCCACGCCACCGCGCGCCGGACCTGCGGTGACGAGTCCATCGCCACCGAAGCATCGCAACTCACCTTCATCACCCTCGCGGGAAAGGCCGCATCGCTGCTGAGCTGCGCATCACTCGGGGGCTGGCTGCACGCCACTTCCATGATGCATGCGAAGAACCTCATCCGCAAATCGCAGCGCGAAAATCGCAAGCGCCATCACCTGCAACTCGCCATGGAGACGACCCCGCCGGATGCAACCAGCCAGAGTGTCTGGAAGGACATGGAGCCGATGCTGGATGATGCGCTTGCCGCGCTGCCCGCAAAGGACCGGGAGGCACTGCTGCTCCGCTTCTACCGCTCGCTCAGCATTCGCGAGATCGCGGCCACGCTTGGAATCGCCACCGCGGCCGCGCAGAAGCGCGTCGACCGCGCCGTCGAGCGACTGCGCCTCCACCTCTCCCGCCGCGGTTGTCAGGCTGGCGGCACACTCTCGGCCGCCATGCTTGCCGGCTTCGCCGTCGATGCACAGGCCGCTCTACCCGCGTCATCGGTGCTCGCGTCGAAGGCCCTCGCCGCGAGCGCAGCCACCGGCTCGCTCGCGACCCTCGCCACTTTTCTAACAGCCACTGTCATGAAGACCACCTCGTTCGTCCCACCGCTGGCCGTCCTGCTCGCCGCGGTCACTTGGATCGGCTCGCAACGCCATTCCCTCGCCAGCGTGGAAAGCGAAAGCACCCGTCTCCGCCAACAACTCGCGGACCAAACGCTGGCTTCGACAAATCCCGGCGCCGGCACTCGCAAGCTATCCGCAGAGCGCGCCATGCCAACCGATTGGAAAGAGCTCGCCGCCCTCCTTGATGACCCGGTCATCCGCCGCCAATTCTGGCAGCGGGTGGAGAACATGACGTCGGAAGAACTCGTGCGATCGCTGCGGGAAATTTCCACGCTCAGTATGCTCCAGAGCGAGCGGGTGGCCTTGGAAAACGTCATCAGCGGCAAGCTCGTAGCGGTGGATCCCGAGGCGGCGCTGGTGAACTTCCCCGACCAGCTCGGTGATCCGGGCATGCTTGGAAGACAATTGCCGGTCGCCCTGCTCGCATGGATGAGAAAGGAACCCGCGGAAGCCATCGCATGGCTGGACACACAGATCGCCGCGGGACGTCTCGATTCCAAGCGACTGGGTCACAGCGATGGCACGCGCACGGCCTTCGAGGCGAATGCGGTCGTGGGACTGTTGTCCTCAGACCCGGCCGCCGCAGGTCGAAGACTGGCAAATCTAACAGATGAGGACCGTGCCGAAACCATGCGCTACGCCGGGACACTCGGGATCATCGATCCCCCGGAGGCATTCGTCGCACTGGCCCGCCAGCAACTGCCGGATGAGGGCGCGAAGGAGGCGATCAAGGCGCAAGCGGCCAAGCGCGTCCACGATACCGACTTCAGCAGCGTGAATGAATTTCTGGATGCCGTGGCCGCGACGCCCGCGGAGCGCGAGAATTGCGTCCGTTCCGTGGTTCCTGACGGAACCATGGCCATTCTCATGCAGCGGAAGATCGCGGCGGAGGATATCCGCGCGATCCGCGACTGGGCGATATCCCAATCCCCCGCCCTCGCCGGCGAAGCCACAGGAAACATGCTCGGCCAGATATCCATCCAGCAGGATCAGATCCCCTACCCCGAAATCATCTCACTGGTGCGCCAGTACCATGAAGCAGGCGATGGCGACTCACTCCTGATCTCCTTCCTGGAGAACACCTACGCGGAAAATGAAGCCAACAAGGTGATGTGCCGCGAACTGGCGGAGAAAGTCACCGATGAAGCCAAGCGCTCGGAGCTGCTGCAGAACCTGAAATAA
- the gmk gene encoding guanylate kinase, producing the protein MRSGILYLVSGPSGSGKSTLCRRLAAEGEAEFSVSCTTRQPRFGETHGKEYFFLTVEEFEARVAAGDFLEHALVHGNHYGTLRSEVIGRLAAGIDVVMDIDVQGAAQVRACENESIRLALVDLFVMPPDEDELARRLRGRGTDSDEVIALRLSNAIDEMHHWPEYRFRLLSGRPEKDYAKFKSLLFGERMRVSRLSKGDLEV; encoded by the coding sequence ATGCGATCCGGCATCCTCTATCTCGTCTCCGGCCCTTCGGGTTCCGGGAAATCCACGCTTTGCCGCCGGCTCGCCGCCGAGGGCGAGGCGGAGTTCTCCGTCTCCTGCACCACCCGCCAGCCGCGCTTCGGCGAGACGCACGGGAAGGAATACTTCTTCCTCACCGTGGAGGAGTTTGAGGCGAGAGTGGCGGCGGGGGATTTCCTCGAACATGCGCTCGTCCACGGAAATCACTACGGAACCTTGCGCAGTGAGGTCATCGGACGTCTCGCCGCGGGCATCGACGTGGTCATGGACATCGATGTCCAGGGTGCAGCACAGGTCCGCGCCTGTGAGAATGAATCGATCCGCCTCGCGCTGGTCGATCTCTTCGTGATGCCGCCGGATGAAGACGAACTCGCCCGGCGCTTGCGTGGCCGGGGCACGGACAGTGATGAGGTCATCGCGCTACGCCTGAGCAATGCGATCGATGAAATGCATCACTGGCCCGAATACCGCTTCAGGCTGCTATCCGGCAGGCCGGAAAAGGACTACGCGAAGTTCAAGTCGCTGCTCTTCGGTGAGCGGATGCGGGTGTCGAGGTTGAGCAAGGGCGATTTGGAAGTGTGA
- a CDS encoding M3 family metallopeptidase produces the protein MHPFLDEGFHVRWSTLTPEAVEPDIRKALEIAKANLDAVCAVTPAEATYANTFGAFEKASDLLNLGWGRLNHLDSVCDEPAQRAALNAMLPEVSEFYASIPLNEKLWAVLKSFGESPAVASLGPVEKRFVQETMLDFVQSGADLPADQKTRVAAVEAELSKLTKQYSEHVLDSTNAWDLVIGDESKLAGLPASAKAAALANAKAKGLATDEKPAWRFTLQMPSMFPLMQHLDDEGIRRQVWEASVKVAGEGEHDNTQLVWQILELRKEKAAILGHGHFADLTLQRRMARDGATALKFTEDLHDRIESPFHAEYRSLCDYKSKKTGTAVDGLQPWEFAYWSEKRRQEEYDLDDEALRPYFPVDRVMSGMFDLCSQLFGITIHEREAAYFEKGSSVEKSEKPEVWHPEVKFYDLLDTKSGEHLGSFYADWHPRESKRGGAWMNCLFHGHPGGNGAAREPHLGLIIGNMSPPVDDKPALLTHGEVETIFHEFGHLLHGLLSDVPVRSLAGTNVPWDFVELPSQIMENFCWDRRSLDYFAKHHETGATIPDDLYDRMIAAKNYMSATAFMRQLAFGKLDLELHTHLDRYDGRDLDVVDREILSSYRVQMKTDSPSMARRFNHLFSSPTGYAAGYYSYKWAEVLDADAFTRFQENGVIDPETGAAFREHILSKGNSEPVDELFRRFMGRDPELEPLLQRSGLAQPALA, from the coding sequence ATGCATCCGTTCCTCGACGAGGGTTTTCACGTCCGCTGGTCCACGCTCACGCCGGAGGCGGTCGAGCCCGACATCCGCAAGGCGCTCGAAATCGCCAAGGCCAACCTCGACGCGGTCTGCGCCGTGACCCCCGCCGAAGCGACCTATGCGAACACCTTCGGCGCCTTCGAGAAAGCCAGCGACCTGCTCAATCTCGGCTGGGGACGCCTGAATCACCTCGATTCCGTCTGCGACGAGCCAGCCCAGCGCGCAGCGCTCAATGCGATGCTGCCGGAAGTCTCCGAGTTCTACGCCTCCATCCCCCTCAATGAAAAGCTGTGGGCGGTGCTGAAGTCCTTTGGCGAATCGCCCGCCGTGGCGTCGCTCGGACCGGTCGAGAAGCGCTTCGTCCAGGAGACCATGCTCGATTTCGTCCAGTCCGGCGCCGACCTGCCGGCGGACCAAAAGACCCGGGTGGCTGCCGTGGAAGCCGAGCTTTCCAAGCTGACCAAGCAGTACTCCGAGCACGTGCTCGATTCGACCAATGCCTGGGACCTCGTGATCGGGGACGAATCGAAGCTCGCCGGCTTGCCCGCTTCCGCGAAAGCCGCCGCCCTCGCCAATGCGAAAGCCAAGGGGCTCGCCACCGACGAGAAGCCCGCCTGGCGCTTCACGCTGCAGATGCCGTCGATGTTCCCGCTGATGCAGCACCTCGACGACGAGGGCATCCGCCGCCAGGTCTGGGAGGCATCGGTGAAGGTCGCCGGTGAAGGCGAGCACGATAACACCCAGCTCGTCTGGCAGATCCTCGAGCTGCGGAAAGAGAAGGCCGCCATCCTCGGCCATGGCCACTTCGCCGATCTCACGCTCCAGCGCCGGATGGCCCGCGATGGCGCGACCGCGCTGAAGTTCACGGAAGACCTGCACGATCGCATTGAGTCGCCCTTTCATGCCGAATATCGCTCCCTCTGCGACTACAAGTCGAAGAAGACCGGCACGGCTGTCGATGGCTTGCAGCCGTGGGAGTTCGCTTACTGGTCCGAGAAGCGCCGCCAGGAAGAATACGATCTCGATGACGAGGCGCTACGCCCCTACTTCCCGGTCGATCGCGTGATGAGCGGGATGTTCGATCTGTGCTCGCAGCTCTTCGGCATCACCATTCACGAGCGTGAGGCCGCGTATTTCGAAAAGGGCTCCAGCGTGGAGAAGTCGGAGAAACCCGAAGTCTGGCACCCCGAGGTGAAGTTCTACGACCTCCTCGACACCAAGAGCGGCGAGCATCTCGGCTCCTTCTATGCCGACTGGCACCCGCGCGAGTCGAAGCGAGGCGGCGCGTGGATGAACTGCCTTTTCCATGGTCATCCCGGTGGCAATGGTGCCGCCCGCGAGCCGCACCTCGGTCTGATCATCGGCAATATGAGCCCGCCGGTGGATGACAAGCCGGCATTGCTCACCCACGGCGAAGTGGAAACCATCTTCCACGAGTTCGGTCACCTCTTGCACGGACTGCTGAGCGATGTCCCGGTGCGTTCGCTCGCCGGTACGAATGTCCCGTGGGACTTCGTCGAGCTACCCTCGCAGATCATGGAGAACTTCTGTTGGGATCGCCGCTCGCTCGATTATTTCGCCAAGCATCACGAGACGGGTGCGACCATTCCGGACGATCTCTACGACCGCATGATCGCGGCGAAGAACTACATGAGCGCCACCGCCTTCATGCGCCAGCTCGCCTTCGGCAAGCTCGACCTGGAGCTGCACACCCATCTCGACCGCTACGATGGCCGCGACCTCGATGTGGTGGATCGCGAGATCCTCTCCAGCTATCGCGTTCAAATGAAGACCGACTCGCCGAGCATGGCGCGCCGCTTCAACCACCTCTTCAGCTCGCCGACCGGCTACGCCGCGGGCTACTACTCCTACAAATGGGCCGAGGTGCTCGATGCCGATGCCTTCACCCGCTTTCAGGAAAACGGCGTGATCGACCCGGAAACCGGAGCGGCCTTCCGCGAGCACATCCTTTCCAAGGGGAATTCGGAGCCGGTGGACGAGCTGTTCCGCCGCTTCATGGGCCGCGATCCGGAATTGGAGCCCCTGCTGCAACGTTCCGGGCTGGCGCAACCCGCGCTCGCTTGA